Proteins encoded together in one Benincasa hispida cultivar B227 chromosome 1, ASM972705v1, whole genome shotgun sequence window:
- the LOC120070789 gene encoding ribokinase: MKAISRSPLPENFLRLPMKSTKIPSPRLQFTNPQNPTISRPPVPRFSIDSSKSPTPVTPAGPPPLVVVGSANADIYVEIDRLPEEGETISARSGQTLAGGKGANQACCGGKLEYPTYFVGQVGKDAHGKLITAALEDGGVRLDHLTTVAAAPTGHAVVMLQSGGQNSIIIVGGANMNCWPDALSDSDLEVIRNAGIVLLQREIPDSVNIQVAKAARSAGVPVILDAGGVDAPIPQELLDHVDIFSPNESELSRLTGCPTESFEQIGQAVEKCYKMGVKQVLVKLGAKGSAFFKQGEKPIRQPIISAAKVLDTTGAGDTFTASFAVALVEGKSKEECLKFAAAAASLCVQVKGAIPSMPDRESVLNLLESV, encoded by the exons ATGAAGGCAATTTCACGTTCTCCATTGCCGGAAAACTTCCTCAGACTACCAATGAAGTCCACCAAAATCCCTTCCCCACGTCTTCAATTCACAAATCCGCAAAACCCAACAATTTCTAGACCCCCAGTTCCGCGTTTCTCCATCGATTCATCCAAATCCCCAACCCCAGTGACCCCCGCCGGGCCACCGCCGTTGGTCGTCGTCGGCTCGGCCAATGCTGACATCTACGTGGAAATCGACCGGCTGCCGGAGGAGGGAGAGACTATCTCCGCCAGGAGTGGCCAGACTCTGGCCGGCGGCAAGGGGGCCAATCAGGCCTGCTGCGGTGGCAAGCTCGAGTACCCAACTTACTTTGTGGGGCAGGTTGGTAAGGATGCTCATGGGAAGTTGATCACGGCGGCGCTTGAGGACGGTGGCGTCCGGCTTGATCATTTAACTACCGTGGCGGCAGCGCCGACGGGGCACGCGGTGGTGATGCTGCAGTCTGGTGGGCAGAATTCTATCATCATTGTTGGTGGTGCTAATATGAATTGTTGGCCTGACGCGTTGTCTGACAGTGATTTGGAGGTTATAAGAAATGCTGGGATCGTTCTGCTTCAGAGGGAGATTCCTGATTCAGTCAATATCCAAGTTGCAAAG GCTGCCAGGAGTGCTGGAGTTCCAGTTATTTTGGATGCTGGAGGAGTCGACGCTCCTATCCCACAAGAACTGCTTGACCATGTTGATATTTTTAGTCCAAATGAAAGCGAGCTAAGTCGCCTGACAGGATGCCCAACTGAAAGTTTTGAACAAATTGGACAAGCTGTagaaaaatgctataaaatg GGTGTCAAGCAAGTTCTTGTAAAACTTGGGGCCAAAGGATCTGCCTTTTTTAAACAAGGGGAAAAACCAATCAGGCAACCCATTATATCAGCCGCAAAAGTACTTGATACTACTGGAGCTGGCGATACTTTCACCGCATCTTTTGCTGTGGCACTCGTTGAAGGAAAGTCGAAGGAGGAATGCCTGAAATTTGCTG CTGCTGCAGCTTCACTTTGTGTTCAAGTGAAGGGAGCCATTCCCAGCATGCCTGATAGGGAATCAGTGCTGAATCTCCTTGAGTCTGTTTGA
- the LOC120074239 gene encoding ABC transporter G family member 10, whose translation MGLPMKRTISVDQRSHYRIEARNLCYKISESFDGLNWLCGGDNSKRGPKFILKNVNCEARAGEITAIAGPSGAGKTTLLEILGGNIPLKKISGQVLVNDQHMLEKMFPRISGYVTQDDALFPFLTVEETLMYSALLRLAGGRKEAESRVKKLMKDLGLEHVAPSRVGGGSNRGISGGERRRVSIGVELVHDPAVILIDEPTSGLDSVSALHVMSVLRRMVISQGKTVLLTIHQPGFRILELFDRLILLSSGVVMHNGSLDHLEERLKLANHQIPHHVNVLEFAIDVVDSLAMHTSETFNRLHYLQNRVENQTMRVLRLNKTDEEPVSYQNSRSKEIVILGQRFFKNTFRTKQLFATRVIQAMVAGLVLGTIFFKTGNNNGKTALQTRLGFFAFSLTFLLSSTTEGLPIFLRERMILMRETSRGAYRVSSYVLANTLIFLPFLMMVSLLFAASVYWLVGFKNEVFGFLYFSLVVWMVVLMSNSFVACFSALVPNFITGNSVIAGLMGSFFLFSGYFISKKNIPNYWIFVHYLSLFKYPFECFLINEYGGEQGKGRCIESKQGVCTTYGEMFLRQQGLKQSQKWSNLAVMLGFIVGYRILSFVILWYRCNRTRS comes from the coding sequence ATGGGCTTGCCAATGAAGAGGACTATTTCAGTTGATCAGAGAAGCCATTACAGAATAGAAGCCAGAAATCTTTGTTACAAAATAAGTGAGAGTTTTGATGGGTTGAATTGGCTGTGTGGTGGTGATAATTCAAAGAGAGGTCCCAAGTTCATTTTGAAGAATGTAAATTGTGAGGCTCGAGCTGGGGAGATTACAGCCATTGCTGGTCCTAGTGGGGCTGGCAAAACAACATTGCTAGAGATTCTTGGAggaaacatacctttgaagaagaTTTCAGGCCAAGTGCTTGTTAATGATCAACATATGCTTGAGAAAATGTTCCCAAGAATCTCGGGATACGTCACGCAGGACGATGCTCTTTTCCCTTTCCTCACAGTTGAAGAAACACTCATGTACAGTGCTCTACTGAGGCTTGCTGGTGGAAGAAAAGAGGCTGAATCTAGAGTGAAGAAGCTGATGAAAGACCTTGGGTTGGAACACGTAGCACCATCAAGGGTTGGAGGAGGATCAAACAGAGGCATTTCGGGAGGTGAAAGACGGCGAGTTTCGATTGGAGTTGAATTGGTTCATGACCCAGCTGTGATTTTGATTGATGAACCCACATCAGGGTTGGATTCAGTCTCAGCACTTCATGTTATGTCAGTGCTTAGAAGAATGGTTATTAGCCAAGGTAAGACTGTTCTTTTAACCATCCATCAACCCGGTTTTCGAATCCTGGAACTTTTTGATCGTCTAATACTGCTTTCTAGTGGAGTTGTGATGCATAATGGATCACTGGATCATCTTGAGGAGAGGCTTAAGCTTGCTAATCATCAGATCCCTCACCATGTCAATGTGCTTGAATTTGCCATTGATGTTGTGGACAGCTTGGCTATGCATACTTCAGAAACTTTCAATAGACTCCATTACCTACAAAACAGGGTTGAGAATCAGACAATGAGAGTTCTACGCCTCAACAAGACAGACGAAGAACCTGTTTCTTACCAAAATTCTAGATCCAAGGAAATTGTAATACTAGGACAAAGATTTTTCAAAAACACATTTAGGACCAAACAACTCTTCGCTACAAGAGTCATTCAAGCCATGGTGGCTGGATTGGTACTTGGGACCATATTCTTCAAAACTGGGAATAATAATGGCAAAACTGCATTGCAAACCCGGCTCGGGTTTTTCGCCTTTAGTCTCACTTTCTTGCTATCTTCAACTACAGAGGGTCTTCCAATCTTCTTGAGAGAAAGAATGATCCTAATGAGAGAGACATCAAGAGGTGCTTACAGAGTATCTTCCTATGTTCTAGCAAACACCCTCATCTTTCTCCCTTTCCTTATGATGGTCTCTCTCCTCTTTGCAGCCAGTGTTTACTGGTTGGTTGGCTTTAAAAATGAAGTTTTCGGGTTCCTTTACTTCTCTCTAGTCGTTTGGATGGTCGTTCTGATGTCCAATTCTTTTGTAGCATGTTTCAGTGCTCTTGTCCCAAATTTCATTACAGGAAACTCAGTAATAGCAGGGCTAATGGggtctttctttctcttttctggTTACTTTATCTCAAAGAAGAACATCCCCAACTACTGGATTTTTGTGCACTATTTGAGTCTTTTCAAGTACCCATTTGAGTGTTTCTTGATAAATGAGTATGGAGGAGAACAAGGGAAGGGAAGATGCATAGAATCCAAACAAGGAGTATGTACAACATATGGAGAAATGTTCTTAAGACAACAAGGTCTAAAACAGTCACAAAAATGGAGCAATTTGGCAGTAATGTTGGGATTCATTGTTGGGTACAGAATCCTCTCTTTTGTGATCTTGTGGTACAGATGTAACAGAACCAGGAGCTAG